From Rhodamnia argentea isolate NSW1041297 chromosome 10, ASM2092103v1, whole genome shotgun sequence, a single genomic window includes:
- the LOC115735148 gene encoding aquaporin PIP2-3-like → MAKDVEVGGGHGSFQGKDYQDPPPAPLVDAEELGKWSFYRAIIAEFIATLLFLYITVLTVIGYKSQIDTTKAGDVCGGVGILGIAWAFGGMIFVLVYCTAGISGGHINPAVTFGLFLARKVSLVRAVLYMAAQCLGAICGCGLVKLFQKTHYIEYGGGANELNDGYSTGTGLAAEIIGTFVLVYTVFSATDPKRNARDSHVPVLAPLPIGFAVFMVHLATIPITGTGINPARSFGAAVLFGKQKAWDDQWIFWVGPFIGAAIAAFYHQYILRAGAAKALGSFRSSSVI, encoded by the exons ATGGCCAAGGACGTCGAGGTCGGAGGCGGGCACGGCTCGTTCCAGGGGAAGGACTACCAGGACCCGCCCCCGGCGCCGCTGGTGGACGCGGAGGAGCTGGGGAAGTGGTCCTTCTACAGGGCCATCATCGCGGAGTTCATCGCCACGCTCCTCTTCCTCTACATCACCGTCCTCACCGTGATCGGGTACAAGAGCCAGATCGACACCACCAAGGCCGGCGACGTGTGCGGCGGCGTCGGCATCCTCGGCATAGCCTGGGCCTTCGGCGGCATGATCTTCGTCCTCGTTTACTGCACCGCCGGCATTTCGG GAGGTCACATTAACCCGGCAGTCACCTTTGGGCTGTTCTTGGCGAGGAAGGTGTCGTTGGTCCGGGCCGTGCTCTACATGGCGGCTCAGTGCTTGGGCGCCATATGCGGGTGTGGTCTAGTTAAGTTGTTCCAGAAGACGCACTATATTGAATATGGCGGCGGTGCCAATGAGCTAAACGATGGTTACAGCACGGGCACCGGTTTGGCTGCGGAGATCATCGGGACCTTCGTCCTTGTCTACACCGTCTTCTCGGCAACCGACCCCAAGAGAAACGCCAGAGACTCACACGTTCCC GTGTTGGCTCCGCTGCCCATTGGATTCGCCGTGTTCATGGTTCACCTCGCCACCATCCCGATCACAGGAACCGGCATCAACCCGGCTCGAAGCTTTGGGGCCGCAGTTCTGTTCGGCAAGCAGAAGGCATGGGATGACCAA TGGATCTTCTGGGTCGGACCATTCATCGGCGCAGCGATCGCCGCATTCTATCACCAATATATCCTGAGAGCTGGAGCTGCTAAGGCGCTCGGGTCCTTCAGAAGCTCATCTGTCATATAA
- the LOC115733680 gene encoding uncharacterized protein LOC115733680, producing the protein MAEQAEPLARMEQRMKQQMEEQMKVVNDQMAQMRLMMAELITGRRQSPAAPAAPTFQAQTSFDPRITAQGDGTYDGMPPLEDVVLLGVTNAVPPPVNVIPPGVRGTTQTFGYTGLPTARIVTPPLVTIPQPRGTIGIMNDESAKLLAKMDQRLREVEGTRSIAPIDLSVFTRVQVPDKFKMPTFEKYEGTSNPIQHVEMYQGLMNKYVSNGPLMVQTFQASRRVLAMQWYTNHKINRMDSWEDAANAFIKHFKFNLDVTISREDLERTELKKGETLKEYATRWRNMAGQIMPEPPERDLMKLFVSTLPLAIRSRMSVTAVRTFSELISMGEEIESGLKKGWYGEATAFGKRFLGKKDKDHSPEVNMTYVQKVPADVQKMQVAPQRTPGYSRQNRRTNRCKNRTFTPLPGTLSQVLDVLRKKGLLSSEPQRPNPAKYPRYDPTKKCDYHSNEQGHSVDDCPVLKHRIQDLLETGAFAFQPTGKPNVQSNPLPDHSGDI; encoded by the coding sequence ATGGCTGAGCAAGCTGAACCGTTGGCCCGGATGGAGCAAAGAATGAAGCAACAAATGGAGGAGCAAATGAAGGTGGTCAACGACCAGATGGCCCAAATGAGATTAATGATGGCTGAACTCATAACCGGTCGGCGACAATCGCCGGCTGCCCCAGCGGCACCTACGTTTCAAGCCCAAACGAGCTTTGATCCCCGGATAACCGCTCAGGGCGATGGGACCTATGATGGCATGCCTCCCCTTGAGGATGTTGTTTTGCTTGGAGTTACAAACGCTGTCCCACCCCCCGTGAATGTTATCCCACCCGGAGTTCGGGGCACAACTCAAACTTTTGGGTATACCGGTTTGCCCACAGCTCGGATCGTCACACCACCCTTGGTGACCATCCCTCAACCCAGAGGTACTATCGGGATAATGAATGACGAAAGTGCCAAGCTCTTGGCCAAGATGGACCAAAGGCTACGAGAAGTCGAGGGGACTCGGAGCATTGCCCCAATCGACTTATCGGTATTTACCAGGGTCCAGGTGCCGGACAAGTTTAAAATGCCGAcctttgagaagtatgagggAACCTCTAATCCGATCCAGCACGTTGAGATGTACCAAGGTTTGATGAATAAGTATGTCTCCAACGGTCCGCTTATGGTTCAAACGTTTCAGGCTAGTCGAAGGGTGCTTGCCATGCAGTGGTATACCAACCACAAGATCAACCGCATGGATTCATGGGAGGATGCAGCAAATGCTTTCATTAAgcattttaaattcaatttagatGTCACCATCTCTCGTGAAGACCTTGAGCGGACTGAGTTGAAAAAGGGGGAAACCTTGAAAGAGTATGCAACTCGATGGAGAAATATGGCGGGACAGATTATGCCCGAGCCACCGGAGCGAGACTTGATGAAGTTGTTTGTATCTACTCTCCCGTTGGCAATCCGTTCGCGCATGTCGGTTACGGCGGTCCGAACATTTAGCGAGCTCATTTCTATGGGAGAGGAAATTGAATCTGGATTGAAGAAGGGGTGGTACGGTGAAGCCACTGCTTTTGGGAAGCGATTTCTTGGGAAGAAGGATAAGGATCACTCCCCCGAAGTCAATATGACTTATGTCCAGAAGGTACCAGCTGACGTCCAGAAGATGCAGGTTGCTCCTCAACGGACACCGGGCTATAGTCGGCAGAATCGGAGGACGAATCGGTGCAAGAACCGAACGTTTACTCCACTTCCTGGTACACTTTCCCAAGTCTTGGACGTCCTACGCAAGAAGGGTCTGTTGTCCTCCGAGCCCCAACGTCCCAATCCTGCGAAGTATCCTAGGTATGATCCTACAAAGAAGTGTGACTATCATTCCAACGAACAGGGTCATTCGGTCGATGATTGTCCCGTGCTCAAGCACCGGATCCAGGATCTACTTGAGACCggagcatttgcatttcaaccAACTGGTAAGCCCAATGTTCAGAGCAACCCGCTACCGGATCATTCGGGCGATATTTGA